The Pantoea sp. At-9b genome includes a window with the following:
- a CDS encoding translocation/assembly module TamB domain-containing protein, whose product MKLWKKVLIGFGIFLLLIFGSVAFLIGTTPGLHLLLKGADRWVPGLSIDKVEGGWRDLTLSGVKYEMPGVSVDAGRFHLALRLNCLLHSAVCVNDIALQDVSVVVDSKKMAPASQAAPEPESGTTNLSTPYPITLSKVGLHNINVKVDDTAISLLDFTTGLHWQDRALTLTPTHIESLLIALPKAAKVVDEQVVQPKVQQPQPDEKPLGETLQAMFAQPLLPALPDFQLPLDITVQELSGKQLRLTGDTDVTINSLLLKAQTNDRHLQLETFDVDSTQGQVNASGEATLADNWPVNFALNGAVNLDPIKGEKIKLNLSGALRDELKLALNLSGPVQAQLDAAAQPAAVGLPLSLKLTSPQLRWPLTGPVQYQADKLDYQFKGKATDYVMSLRTAVKGEGVPPADIALDGKGNVQQFSLDKLRVAALQGNIDLTALVDWSKAISWHSELTLSGINTAKQYPEWPAKLEGKIATRGSLYGGSWQLSVPQLQLKGNVKNNAVSADGSLTGNSYNQWKIPGINLVLGRNHVDVKGELGDALNLDAVIDAPHLDNALPGLGGVVKGNIKARGTLQAPQVLADLTATGLRWQALSIARVALQGDVKSSDQVAGKLQLRVEQLKQDTLAINLLTLNADGNEKQHQLKLNVQGEPVSGQLALNGSFDRKTQHWQGTLNNTRFDTPVGEWRLTRAMAIDYLNSKQTATIGPHCWQNPNAQVCVPEPIEAGASGHAHVVLSRFDLAMIKPFLTDETKLTGVFSGDARVNWTADGALPTGTVALKGNGVKVEQDVQGNTLPIAFDTLNLNAAMRNGRAQLDWLIRIANNGQLSGNVQIADPEKRRQLSGNVNISNISLAMFNPALMQGEKIKGSLNSALRLGGNLQQPQVFGQLALSGVDVEASFMPVDLTAANLNLVFNGMSSTLNGLIQTAQGNINLNGNADWSQLDNWRARIAAQGSRVRVTVPPMVRMDVSPDLVFEATPAAFNLDGRVDIPWARITVQEVPESATGVSSDEVMLDENLKPIQPKSTAIPINSNLVIHVGNDVRLSAFGLKAKLNGDLKLVQDKTGLGLNGQINIPDGRFRAYGQDLIVRKGELQFAGPPDQPYLNLEAIRNPESTEDDVTAGIRVTGLADEPKVEIFSDPAMSQQEALSYLLRGQGLDANGDSNALTSALIGLGVAQSGQVMGKIGETFGVSNLALDTTGVGDSQQVQVSGYVLPGLQVKYGVGIFDSLATLTLRYRLMPKLYLEAVSGVDQALDLLYQFEF is encoded by the coding sequence ATGAAGCTGTGGAAAAAGGTCCTGATTGGTTTTGGTATTTTTCTGCTGCTGATCTTTGGCAGCGTGGCGTTCCTGATTGGCACCACACCGGGTTTACATCTGTTATTGAAAGGTGCCGATCGCTGGGTGCCGGGATTGTCGATCGACAAGGTGGAAGGTGGCTGGCGCGATCTGACGCTCAGTGGCGTGAAATATGAAATGCCAGGCGTCAGCGTGGATGCCGGGCGCTTCCATCTGGCGCTCAGGTTGAATTGCCTGCTGCACTCAGCGGTGTGTGTCAACGACATTGCGTTGCAGGATGTCAGCGTGGTGGTGGATAGCAAGAAAATGGCACCGGCCAGTCAGGCTGCGCCAGAACCGGAGAGCGGGACAACCAATCTCAGTACCCCTTATCCGATCACCCTCAGCAAAGTCGGCCTGCATAACATCAACGTTAAAGTGGATGACACGGCGATTTCGCTGCTGGATTTCACCACCGGCCTGCACTGGCAGGACCGTGCGCTGACACTGACACCCACCCATATTGAAAGCCTGCTGATTGCGCTGCCTAAAGCAGCCAAAGTGGTCGACGAGCAGGTGGTGCAGCCGAAAGTTCAGCAGCCACAGCCGGATGAAAAACCGCTGGGTGAGACGCTACAGGCGATGTTTGCTCAGCCGCTACTACCGGCGTTGCCAGACTTCCAGTTGCCGCTGGATATCACCGTACAGGAGCTGAGCGGTAAACAACTACGCCTGACCGGCGATACCGATGTCACCATTAACAGCCTGCTGCTGAAAGCCCAGACGAACGATCGCCATCTGCAACTGGAAACCTTCGATGTGGATTCCACGCAGGGGCAGGTCAACGCCAGCGGTGAGGCCACTCTGGCCGATAACTGGCCGGTCAATTTTGCGCTCAACGGTGCGGTGAATCTCGACCCAATTAAAGGGGAAAAGATCAAACTGAACCTGAGCGGCGCGCTGCGTGATGAGTTAAAGCTGGCGCTTAATCTCTCTGGCCCGGTGCAGGCGCAGTTAGATGCTGCCGCCCAGCCTGCGGCGGTGGGGCTGCCGTTGTCGCTGAAACTTACCAGCCCGCAACTGCGCTGGCCGCTGACCGGCCCGGTGCAGTATCAGGCGGATAAGCTGGATTATCAGTTCAAAGGTAAAGCCACCGATTACGTGATGTCATTGCGTACCGCAGTGAAAGGAGAAGGCGTTCCGCCTGCTGACATCGCCCTTGATGGTAAAGGCAACGTGCAGCAGTTCAGCCTCGATAAACTGCGTGTTGCCGCGCTACAGGGCAATATCGATCTGACGGCGCTGGTGGACTGGAGCAAAGCGATCAGCTGGCACAGTGAACTGACGCTGTCCGGCATCAACACCGCCAAACAATACCCGGAATGGCCCGCGAAGCTGGAAGGTAAAATCGCCACGCGCGGCAGCCTGTACGGGGGCAGTTGGCAGCTGAGCGTGCCGCAGTTGCAACTGAAAGGGAATGTGAAAAACAACGCCGTGAGTGCGGACGGCTCGCTGACCGGCAATAGCTATAACCAGTGGAAAATCCCCGGTATCAATCTGGTGCTGGGGCGTAACCACGTTGATGTCAAAGGCGAGTTGGGTGATGCCCTGAACCTTGACGCGGTGATTGATGCGCCGCACCTCGACAATGCACTGCCGGGATTAGGTGGTGTGGTGAAAGGCAATATCAAGGCACGTGGAACGTTACAGGCACCGCAGGTGTTGGCTGATCTCACCGCGACAGGCCTGCGCTGGCAGGCGCTGAGTATTGCGCGTGTTGCGTTGCAGGGCGATGTGAAATCCAGCGACCAGGTGGCCGGTAAGCTGCAACTGCGCGTTGAGCAACTCAAGCAGGACACACTGGCGATCAATTTGCTGACGCTCAACGCTGACGGTAACGAAAAACAGCATCAGCTGAAGCTGAACGTGCAGGGTGAACCGGTCTCCGGCCAACTGGCGCTCAACGGTAGCTTCGATCGCAAAACCCAGCACTGGCAGGGTACGTTGAACAATACCCGTTTCGATACGCCAGTGGGCGAGTGGCGTTTGACGCGGGCGATGGCGATTGATTATCTCAACAGCAAGCAAACCGCGACTATCGGGCCACACTGCTGGCAGAACCCGAACGCGCAAGTGTGTGTGCCGGAACCGATTGAAGCCGGAGCCAGTGGTCACGCGCACGTGGTACTGAGCCGTTTTGATTTGGCGATGATTAAACCCTTCCTCACCGATGAAACCAAACTGACAGGCGTCTTCAGTGGTGATGCGCGGGTGAACTGGACAGCCGACGGCGCACTGCCAACTGGCACCGTTGCACTGAAGGGCAATGGGGTGAAAGTCGAGCAGGATGTGCAGGGGAATACGCTGCCTATTGCTTTCGATACCCTCAACCTCAATGCCGCCATGCGCAATGGTCGTGCTCAGCTCGACTGGCTGATTCGTATTGCGAATAACGGGCAACTGAGTGGTAACGTACAAATCGCCGATCCGGAGAAACGCCGTCAGCTGTCGGGGAACGTCAATATCAGTAACATTTCGCTGGCGATGTTCAACCCGGCATTGATGCAGGGCGAGAAGATCAAGGGCAGCCTCAACAGCGCGCTACGCCTCGGTGGTAATCTGCAACAGCCGCAGGTGTTCGGTCAGTTGGCGTTAAGTGGTGTGGATGTGGAAGCCAGCTTTATGCCGGTTGATCTCACGGCTGCTAACCTTAACCTGGTATTTAACGGGATGAGTTCGACCCTCAATGGCTTGATTCAAACCGCGCAAGGCAATATCAACCTCAACGGTAATGCCGACTGGAGCCAGCTGGATAACTGGCGCGCGCGGATTGCCGCCCAGGGCAGCCGGGTACGTGTCACCGTACCGCCGATGGTGCGGATGGATGTGTCGCCAGACCTGGTGTTTGAGGCCACGCCTGCCGCCTTCAATCTTGACGGCAGGGTAGATATCCCTTGGGCGCGTATCACGGTGCAGGAAGTGCCGGAAAGTGCGACCGGCGTGTCGTCCGACGAGGTGATGCTGGACGAGAACCTGAAGCCGATTCAGCCGAAAAGCACCGCGATTCCGATTAACAGCAATCTGGTTATCCACGTCGGCAACGATGTACGCTTGTCGGCTTTCGGCCTGAAAGCGAAGCTGAATGGTGATCTGAAGCTGGTGCAGGATAAAACCGGTCTTGGTTTAAATGGCCAGATTAATATTCCTGACGGTCGTTTCCGTGCTTATGGCCAGGATTTGATTGTGCGCAAAGGCGAGCTGCAATTCGCCGGGCCGCCTGATCAGCCCTATCTGAACCTCGAAGCTATCCGCAATCCGGAATCGACGGAGGATGATGTCACCGCCGGGATTCGCGTAACCGGATTAGCTGATGAACCTAAAGTTGAAATCTTTTCCGACCCGGCGATGTCGCAGCAGGAAGCGCTTTCTTATCTGTTGCGTGGTCAGGGACTCGATGCCAACGGCGACAGCAATGCGCTAACTTCAGCCTTAATTGGCTTGGGGGTTGCACAAAGTGGGCAGGTTATGGGTAAAATCGGTGAGACATTCGGTGTCAGTAACCTTGCGCTTGATACCACCGGTGTTGGCGACAGCCAGCAGGTGCAGGTAAGTGGTTATGTGTTGCCGGGTCTGCAAGTAAAATACGGTGTTGGCATATTTGATTCACTGGCGACTTTAACCTTGCGTTATCGCCTGATGCCCAAACTCTATTTGGAAGCCGTGTCTGGCGTTGATCAGGCACTGGATTTGCTCTATCAGTTTGAGTTTTAG
- a CDS encoding autotransporter assembly complex family protein — protein MPRFHVYCLASLLLVAPALQAAKVRLQLEGLSGDLEKNVRARLSTIGSDEVSNDGRFRARVSVAVKEGLHALGYYEPQIDFESRPAPPQGGRPVLIARVTAGEPVKIGGSTIVVEGAAKNDPDYKAWVKQGTPKVGTQLNHGAYDKFKSGFSSLALRNGYFDGDFKRSQLGVSVERREAFWDIDYDSGPRYRFGDVTFQGSQINEAYLRNLVPFKEGDPYSSRDLAELNRRLSATGWFNSVVVAPEFDKGRQTKVLPLNAVVSPRVENTLETGIGYSTDVGPRLKGTWKKPWINDSGHSLTTSAYISAPEQQLDLSYKVPLLKSPLEQYYTFSGGVKRTDLNDTKADTTTLGMSRNWDSSSGWQKAVNLRWSLDHFTQGSVTNTTMLLYPGVSLSRTRSRGGLMPDWGDSQRYSADVSDTTWGSDVDFLILQAQNVWIRTLGEKNRFVVRGNLGWIETNDFDKVPPDLRFFAGGDRSIRGYKYQGISPRDENGKLTGASKLATGSLEYQYNVTGKWWGAVFVDSGEAVNDIKQSNFKTGAGFGVRWASPVGPIKLDIARPIGDDEEHGLQFYIGLGPEL, from the coding sequence GTGCCACGATTTCATGTTTATTGCTTGGCCAGCCTGCTGCTGGTTGCACCTGCCCTTCAGGCGGCGAAGGTGCGATTGCAGCTGGAAGGCTTATCCGGGGATTTAGAGAAAAACGTCAGGGCGCGCCTCTCGACCATCGGTAGCGATGAGGTTTCCAACGACGGCCGTTTTCGCGCGCGCGTTTCTGTCGCGGTGAAAGAGGGTCTGCACGCGCTGGGTTACTACGAACCGCAGATTGACTTTGAATCGCGCCCGGCACCGCCCCAGGGCGGACGGCCGGTATTGATCGCGCGCGTCACTGCCGGGGAGCCGGTGAAGATTGGTGGCAGCACCATCGTGGTGGAAGGTGCAGCGAAAAATGATCCGGACTACAAAGCCTGGGTAAAGCAGGGCACCCCCAAAGTGGGCACCCAGCTCAATCACGGCGCTTACGACAAATTTAAAAGTGGTTTTTCCAGCCTGGCGCTGCGTAATGGCTATTTCGACGGTGACTTTAAGCGGAGTCAGCTTGGTGTATCGGTAGAACGTCGTGAGGCGTTTTGGGATATCGATTATGACAGCGGTCCGCGCTATCGCTTTGGCGACGTCACCTTCCAGGGTTCACAGATTAATGAAGCCTATCTGCGTAATCTGGTGCCATTCAAAGAAGGTGATCCCTACAGCTCACGTGATTTAGCCGAACTTAACCGCCGCCTCTCGGCCACTGGCTGGTTTAACTCCGTGGTGGTGGCTCCGGAATTTGACAAAGGGCGGCAAACCAAGGTGTTGCCGCTAAACGCGGTGGTTTCGCCGCGTGTGGAAAACACCCTCGAAACCGGTATTGGTTACTCCACAGATGTGGGGCCGCGCCTGAAAGGCACCTGGAAAAAGCCGTGGATTAACGACAGCGGCCACAGTCTGACCACCAGCGCGTATATATCCGCCCCGGAGCAGCAGCTCGACCTCAGCTACAAAGTTCCGCTGCTAAAAAGCCCGCTGGAACAATATTATACCTTCTCGGGTGGCGTAAAACGCACCGATCTGAACGACACCAAAGCCGACACCACCACGCTCGGCATGTCACGCAACTGGGATAGCAGCAGCGGTTGGCAAAAAGCCGTCAACCTGCGCTGGAGCCTCGATCACTTTACCCAGGGTAGCGTCACGAACACCACCATGCTGCTGTATCCGGGCGTCAGCCTCAGCCGCACCCGTTCGCGTGGTGGCCTGATGCCTGACTGGGGTGATTCGCAACGCTATTCCGCCGATGTCTCTGACACGACCTGGGGCTCGGATGTCGATTTCCTGATCTTACAGGCGCAAAACGTCTGGATACGCACCCTGGGCGAGAAAAACCGTTTCGTGGTACGTGGCAATCTTGGCTGGATCGAAACCAACGATTTTGACAAAGTGCCGCCCGACCTGCGTTTCTTCGCCGGGGGCGACCGCAGCATTCGCGGCTATAAATACCAGGGGATCTCTCCGCGTGATGAAAATGGCAAGTTGACCGGTGCCTCGAAACTGGCGACCGGTTCACTCGAATATCAGTACAACGTCACCGGGAAATGGTGGGGAGCGGTGTTTGTCGATTCCGGCGAAGCGGTGAACGACATCAAACAAAGCAACTTTAAAACCGGCGCAGGCTTTGGCGTTCGCTGGGCCTCTCCGGTCGGGCCGATCAAACTCGATATCGCTCGTCCGATTGGTGATGATGAGGAGCATGGATTGCAATTTTATATCGGACTGGGGCCTGAACTATGA
- a CDS encoding hemolysin family protein, with protein MLDSLLVILLLIIISAFFSLSEISLAAARKIKLKLLADEGNINAQRVLKMQETPGMFFTVVQIGLNAVAILGGIVGDAAFSPAFNSLFIRFVSPELADQLSFICSFTIVTSMFILFADLTPKRVGMIAPEAIALRIINPMRFCLLVFRPLVWLFNGLANVFFRIFNLPMVRKDDITSDDIYAVVEAGALAGVLRKQEHELIENVFELESRTVPSSMTSRENIVWFDLHEDENSLKAKIAEHPHSKFLVCDGDIDHIVGYVDSKELLLRVLGNQSMTLNSGVQIRSALIVPDTLTLSEALESFKTAGEDFAVIMNEYALVVGIITLNDVMTTLMGDLVGQGLEEQIVARDENSWLVEGGTPIDDVMRVLHIDEFPQSGNYETIGGFMMYMLRKIPKRTDFVKFAGYKFEVVDIDSYRIDQLLVTRIDERPPVLNVAKSAVADAENPSS; from the coding sequence ATGCTCGATAGCTTACTTGTCATCCTTTTACTGATTATTATCAGTGCGTTTTTTTCTCTGTCGGAGATCTCGCTGGCGGCTGCCCGTAAGATCAAGCTCAAACTGCTGGCCGACGAAGGCAATATCAACGCACAGCGTGTCCTGAAGATGCAGGAGACGCCAGGTATGTTCTTCACCGTGGTGCAGATCGGCCTGAATGCGGTCGCCATCCTTGGCGGTATCGTCGGTGACGCCGCATTTTCGCCCGCCTTTAACTCGCTGTTCATCCGCTTTGTTTCACCAGAACTGGCCGATCAGCTGAGCTTTATCTGCTCCTTCACCATCGTCACCAGCATGTTCATTCTGTTTGCCGATTTAACCCCGAAACGCGTGGGTATGATCGCGCCAGAAGCCATTGCGCTGCGTATCATCAATCCGATGCGTTTCTGCCTGTTGGTGTTCCGCCCGCTGGTCTGGCTGTTTAACGGCCTTGCGAACGTCTTCTTCCGTATCTTTAATCTGCCGATGGTGCGTAAAGATGACATCACCTCCGATGACATCTATGCCGTGGTGGAAGCCGGTGCGCTGGCCGGGGTGCTGCGCAAGCAGGAGCATGAGCTGATTGAGAACGTGTTCGAACTGGAATCGCGTACCGTGCCCTCTTCCATGACATCACGTGAAAATATCGTCTGGTTCGATCTGCACGAAGACGAGAACAGCCTGAAAGCTAAAATCGCCGAACATCCGCACTCCAAGTTCCTCGTCTGCGATGGCGATATTGACCATATCGTCGGCTATGTCGATTCCAAAGAGCTGCTGCTGCGCGTGCTGGGCAACCAGAGCATGACGCTGAATAGCGGAGTACAAATTCGCTCCGCGCTGATTGTGCCGGATACGCTGACGTTATCGGAAGCGCTGGAAAGCTTCAAAACTGCCGGTGAAGATTTTGCGGTGATCATGAACGAATACGCGCTGGTGGTCGGTATTATTACGCTCAACGACGTGATGACTACGCTCATGGGTGACCTGGTCGGCCAGGGTCTGGAAGAGCAGATTGTGGCGCGTGATGAGAACTCATGGCTGGTGGAAGGCGGTACGCCGATTGATGACGTGATGCGTGTGCTGCACATCGATGAATTCCCGCAGTCGGGCAATTACGAAACCATCGGCGGCTTTATGATGTATATGCTGCGTAAGATCCCGAAACGTACCGATTTCGTGAAATTCGCGGGTTACAAGTTCGAAGTGGTCGATATTGATAGCTATCGCATTGATCAGTTGCTGGTAACACGCATTGATGAACGCCCGCCGGTGCTGAATGTGGCGAAGAGCGCCGTCGCTGATGCGGAAAACCCCTCATCGTAA
- a CDS encoding DUF1107 domain-containing protein produces MKIFQRYNPLQIAKYVKTLFKGRLYIKDVGAFEFDKGKVLIPRVKDVQHLSVMSEINRQVLRLQAEYH; encoded by the coding sequence ATGAAGATCTTCCAGCGTTATAATCCGCTGCAAATTGCGAAATATGTAAAAACGCTATTTAAAGGAAGGTTGTATATCAAGGACGTTGGCGCATTCGAGTTCGACAAAGGGAAAGTGCTTATCCCGCGTGTCAAAGACGTACAGCACTTAAGTGTGATGTCTGAAATCAATCGCCAAGTGCTGCGGCTACAAGCCGAGTACCATTAA
- a CDS encoding YtfJ family protein, producing the protein MRLPHLLFALALVLPNIAAAHLFKQGERVPAVGVNDKGELLWQQDKFSYRPWNSAQLIGKVRVIQHIAGRSSAKEQNAALIEAIKAAGLPHDRYQTTTVVNTDDAIPGTGMFVRSSIESNKQQYPWSQFIVDSNGNARKAWQLESGGSAIVVLDKSGHVQFAKDGALTQQEVQQVMTLLHQLLK; encoded by the coding sequence ATGCGATTGCCACATCTGCTGTTTGCACTGGCACTGGTTTTGCCCAATATCGCCGCAGCCCACCTGTTCAAACAAGGGGAGCGCGTACCCGCAGTCGGTGTGAATGACAAAGGAGAATTGCTCTGGCAACAGGACAAATTCAGTTATCGCCCGTGGAATAGCGCCCAACTGATTGGCAAGGTGCGAGTCATTCAACACATTGCCGGGCGATCGTCAGCAAAAGAACAAAATGCGGCACTGATTGAAGCCATCAAAGCTGCCGGTCTACCGCATGACCGCTATCAGACCACCACGGTGGTCAACACAGACGATGCGATTCCGGGAACCGGTATGTTTGTGCGCAGCAGCATCGAAAGCAATAAACAGCAGTATCCGTGGTCGCAATTTATTGTTGATAGCAATGGCAATGCGCGCAAAGCCTGGCAGCTGGAAAGTGGTGGCTCAGCGATTGTGGTGCTGGATAAGAGCGGGCATGTCCAGTTCGCTAAAGATGGCGCACTGACGCAGCAAGAAGTACAGCAGGTGATGACGCTGTTACATCAACTACTGAAGTAG
- the cysQ gene encoding 3'(2'),5'-bisphosphate nucleotidase CysQ gives MLEQICQLARAAGDAIMQVYNGVQPMDIERKADDSPVTAADLAAHKVIVAGLNSLTPEVPVLSEEDPPGWEIRQHWQRYWLVDPLDGTKEFIKRNGEFTVNIALIENGKPVLGVVYAPAIGVLYSAAEGKAWKEEGGNKTQIHVRDARPPLVVISRSHFDKDEELKEYIQQLGEHQTTAIGSSLKFCLVAEGKAQLYPRFGPTNIWDTGAGHAVAIAAGAHVHDWTGKTLDYAPRESFLNPGFRVSLF, from the coding sequence ATGTTAGAGCAAATTTGCCAGCTGGCGCGTGCGGCGGGCGATGCGATTATGCAGGTTTATAACGGCGTGCAGCCGATGGATATCGAACGCAAGGCGGATGATTCCCCGGTCACGGCAGCCGATCTCGCCGCACATAAAGTGATTGTCGCGGGTCTGAATAGCCTGACACCAGAGGTGCCGGTCCTGTCTGAAGAGGATCCTCCGGGCTGGGAAATTCGTCAGCACTGGCAGCGTTACTGGCTGGTTGATCCGCTCGACGGCACCAAAGAATTTATCAAGCGCAATGGCGAGTTCACGGTCAATATTGCCCTGATTGAAAATGGCAAACCGGTACTGGGGGTGGTGTATGCCCCTGCGATTGGCGTGCTGTATTCCGCGGCAGAAGGCAAAGCCTGGAAAGAAGAAGGCGGCAATAAAACCCAAATTCATGTGCGCGATGCACGTCCACCGCTGGTGGTGATCAGCCGTTCTCATTTCGACAAGGATGAGGAGCTGAAAGAGTATATCCAGCAACTGGGTGAGCATCAGACCACAGCCATCGGTTCATCGCTGAAGTTCTGTCTGGTGGCAGAGGGCAAAGCACAGCTCTACCCGCGTTTTGGGCCGACCAACATTTGGGATACCGGTGCCGGACACGCTGTCGCGATTGCCGCAGGCGCGCACGTGCATGACTGGACCGGTAAAACCCTCGATTACGCCCCGCGTGAATCTTTCCTCAACCCAGGCTTTCGTGTGTCGCTGTTTTAG